A genome region from Kaistia algarum includes the following:
- a CDS encoding 6-hydroxymethylpterin diphosphokinase MptE-like protein has product MSNPDIARLGHATLNPYRVAAGLAGRRLLWDVRPISWSARAKMKRWHNRFAGQKAVILCNGPSLLKVDFELMKGVFTFGLNKINMLFDKTDFRPSSVVVQQEFVFQQNKDFYNETDLPLFLASIGTKYVRDRPNVVFYHESGPRHFARDCNMSQYGGHTVTYTAMQLAFHMGFTEVALVGCDHNFATKGPANMTAVAQGPDLSHFDPNYFAHGSNWVLPDLFQNEVSYHSAREQFEAFGRRLVNATDGGKLELLERQTLRDFIEG; this is encoded by the coding sequence ATGAGCAATCCGGACATTGCCCGCCTGGGGCACGCGACCCTCAATCCCTACCGCGTGGCAGCCGGTCTCGCGGGTCGGCGCCTGCTCTGGGACGTTCGGCCGATTTCCTGGTCCGCGCGCGCCAAGATGAAGCGCTGGCACAATCGCTTCGCCGGCCAGAAGGCCGTGATCCTCTGCAATGGCCCGAGCCTGTTGAAGGTGGATTTCGAACTTATGAAAGGCGTGTTCACATTCGGACTCAACAAGATCAACATGCTGTTCGACAAGACCGATTTTCGTCCGTCGTCGGTCGTGGTGCAGCAGGAGTTCGTGTTTCAGCAGAACAAGGACTTCTACAACGAGACCGACCTGCCGCTCTTTCTGGCCTCGATCGGAACGAAATATGTCCGCGATCGGCCCAACGTGGTCTTCTATCACGAGAGCGGCCCCCGGCATTTTGCCCGCGACTGCAACATGAGCCAGTATGGTGGGCACACCGTGACCTACACGGCGATGCAACTTGCCTTTCATATGGGCTTTACCGAAGTGGCTCTCGTCGGTTGCGACCACAATTTTGCGACCAAGGGTCCTGCTAACATGACGGCAGTGGCACAGGGACCTGATCTCAGCCATTTCGACCCAAACTACTTCGCCCACGGCTCCAACTGGGTCCTGCCCGATCTCTTCCAGAATGAAGTCAGTTATCATAGCGCCCGCGAGCAGTTCGAAGCCTTCGGCCGCCGATTGGTCAACGCAACGGATGGCGGTAAGCTTGAACTGCTGGAAAGGCAGACACTTCGTGATTTTATCGAAGGCTGA